The genomic region CCCGCCCTACTACGACAACATCGGCTACGCCGACCTCTCCGACTTCTTCTACGTCTGGCTGCGGCGCACCCTACGCCCGGTGTTTCCGGATCTGTTCGCGACTCTGGCCGTGCCCAAGGCCGAAGAACTGGTCGCCACCCCCTACCGTCACGGCGGCAAGGAGCGGGCCGAACGCTTCTTCCTCGACGGCATGACCCGGGCCATGCAGCGCCTGGCCGAGCAGGCCCACCCGGCCTTTCCCGTCACCATCTACTACGCCTTCAAGCAGTCGGAGACCAGCAAGGCCGACGGCGCCGCCAGCACCGGCTGGGAGACCTTCCTCGACGCGGTGATCCGCGCCGGGTTCGCACTAAGTGGAACCTGGCCAATACGTACTGAAATGCGAACACGCCAGGTGGCAATGGACACCAACGCCCTCGCCTCCTCCATCGTTCTTGTTTGCCGCCCACGCCCGCAGAATGCGCCCACCGCCACGCGCCGCGACTTCGTGGCCGCGCTGAAGGCCGAGTTGCCCGCGGCGCTCCGGGCCATGCAGCGGGGCAATATCGCCCCGGTGGACCTGGCCCAGGCCGCCATCGGGCCGGGGATGGCGGTGTTTACGCGCTTCGGCCGGGTGATTGACGCCGCGGGCAAGCCGCTGACGGTGCGCGAGGCCCTGGCGCTGATCAACGCGACGCTCGACGAGGTCCTGGCCGAGCAGGAGGGCGATTTCGACGCCGATACGCGCTGGGCGCTGGCCTGGTTCGAGCAGTATGGCTTCGGCGAGGGTGAGTATGGCGTGGCCGAGACCCTCTCCAAGGCCAAGAATACCAGCGTCGGGGGCATGGTCGAGGCGGGCCTGCTGGTCTCGCGGGGGGGCCGGGTGCGCCTGCTGCGGCCCGATGAGCTGCCCGCCGACTGGGACCCGGCCGGCGATAGCCGCCTGACGGTCTGGGAGATGACCCACCATCTGGCGCGCGCGCTGGGGCAGGGGGAGCAGCGGGCGGCGGCGTTGCTGGCGCGCCTCGGCCCGCGGGCCGATGTGGCCCGCGAGCTGGCCTATCGCCTGTATACGCTCTGTGAGCGCAAGCGGCGCGCCGCAGAGGCGCGGGAGTATAACGCCCTGGTGCAGAGCTGGCCGGAGATGGCAAGGCTGGCCAGTGGGGATGCTGTGAGACAGGCTTCGCTGTTCACCGCAGAGGACGCGGAGGAGAGCGGGGAGTGAGACGATCTCTGCGTCCTCTACGGTAAAACATCATCACATCCATGGAACTGAATCACATTAGCGGCCAGATCGTTGATGCGGCGATGAAGGTCCATACAGCCCTGGGGCCGGGGCTGCTCGAAAGCGCCTACGAGGCGTGTCTGGCCCACGAGTTGCGCAAGCGCGGCCTGAAGGTGCTCACCCAGGTGGCGCTGCCGGTGGTCTACGA from Chloroflexaceae bacterium harbors:
- a CDS encoding DUF1156 domain-containing protein → MVWDYAETNPLAGAGGDIFGTVVSVVEVIEKQFHSHNIGVATQLDAIKQDLSTDKVISTDPPYYDNIGYADLSDFFYVWLRRTLRPVFPDLFATLAVPKAEELVATPYRHGGKERAERFFLDGMTRAMQRLAEQAHPAFPVTIYYAFKQSETSKADGAASTGWETFLDAVIRAGFALSGTWPIRTEMRTRQVAMDTNALASSIVLVCRPRPQNAPTATRRDFVAALKAELPAALRAMQRGNIAPVDLAQAAIGPGMAVFTRFGRVIDAAGKPLTVREALALINATLDEVLAEQEGDFDADTRWALAWFEQYGFGEGEYGVAETLSKAKNTSVGGMVEAGLLVSRGGRVRLLRPDELPADWDPAGDSRLTVWEMTHHLARALGQGEQRAAALLARLGPRADVARELAYRLYTLCERKRRAAEAREYNALVQSWPEMARLASGDAVRQASLFTAEDAEESGE